One Malaclemys terrapin pileata isolate rMalTer1 chromosome 7, rMalTer1.hap1, whole genome shotgun sequence genomic region harbors:
- the SPINDOC gene encoding spindlin interactor and repressor of chromatin-binding protein, whose protein sequence is MEVKAEVPRLEYIAVSLKCEAEEPVPIAACAQLCAPVGGLAPGVKLEEADKEPLDRGGAPAEAGPGRAWQQEYLVGDCPGRGGAVCMVCGTFLGTCGPSAAREHVLQHHAHSLSLSPEEKRNILEAWSQGGNMPEGAPPPCTPGQYHGAREPAEIEVLIDPEEQTVTRKRGQPRGRPAPRPDARAPEPGQRPRGQRRRQSVGPVEGMALPARERRSKQLSEGRDRGTVSPGTTSPSEEAAPSSAPPEIRLFTDGSFPAGFTLRLYCRPQSASGGREIRKNPSIQERKSPGDRGKTQALGKRQKQLGKAGTVRRGAGNPVGNCPVSALPSQDLDPGVPRLRRKGYSHHGITRRLRLSPSTVRCTLQSWQARGKAPAAPSPPQAKPFDPAWRADFLMDYDAGAGTMVCMVCEYSLVPIRLGTVMRHIRQCHAETLHLPRGVRRAIREVWETRGPVPAPPQHGALKGE, encoded by the exons ATGGAGGTGAAGGCAGAGGTGCCCCGGCTGGAGTACATCGCCGTCTCGCTGAAGTGCGAAGCAGAGGAACCAGTGCCAATTGCAGCCTGTGCCCAGCTCTGTGCCCCCGTGGGTGGCCTCGCCCCCGGGGTCAAGCTGGAGGAGGCTGACAAGGAGCCTCTAGACAGAG GGGGAGCACCAGCAGAGGCAGGGCCCGGTAGGGCCTGGCAGCAGGAGTACTTAGTGGGAGACTGCCCGGGGCGCGGCGGGGCCGTGTGCATGGTCTGTGGCACCTTCCTGGGTACCTGTGGGCCGAGTGCTGCCCGGGAGCATGTTCTGCAGCACCACGCCCACTCACTGAGCCTCAGCCCGGAGGAGAAGCGCAACATTTTGGAGGCGTGGAGCCAGGGGGGCAACATGCCCGAGGGGgcacccccaccctgcaccccag GTCAGTACCATGGGGCCAGGGAACCGGCCGAGATCGAGGTTCTAATTGACCCAGAGGAGCAGACGGTGACCCGGAAACGTGGGCAGCCCAGAGggcgccctgccccccgcccag ATGCTAGGGCCCCGGAGCCTGGGCAGCGCCCGCGGGGCCAGAGGAGACGACAGAGCGTGGGGCCTGTGGAGGGCATGGCACTACCAGCCAGGGAGCGGAGGAGCAAGCAGCTGAGTGAGGGACGAGACAGGGGCACCGTGAGTCCAG GGACAACGTCCCCCTCAGAGGAGGCTGCCCCCAGTTCAGCGCCCCCCGAAATCCGCCTCTTCACTGACGGTTCTTTCCCAGCCGGATTCACGCTCAGGCTGTACTGCAGACCCCAGTCAG CTTCTGGAGGGAGAGAAATAAGGAAGAATCCAAGCATCCAGGAACGGAAAAGCCCAGGGGACAGGGGCAAAACCCAGGCACTGGGGAAGAGACAGAAGCAGCTGGGCAAAGCAGGGACCGTGAGACGGGGCGCAGGGAACCCAG TTGGCAACTGCCCCGTCTCTGCGCTGCCCAGCCAGGATCTGGACCCAGGTGTCCCCCGCCTCCGCCGCAAGGGCTATTCTCACCATGGCATCACCCGGCGCCTCCGCCTGAGCCCCAGCACTGTCCGCTGCACCCTGCAGAGCTGGCAGGCGCGGGGCAAGGCCCCAGcagcaccctccccaccccaggccaaGCCCTTTGACCCAGCATGGCGTGCCGACTTCCTGATGGACTACGATGCCGGTGCTGGCACCATGGTGTGCATGGTCTGCGAGTACTCACTGGTGCCTATTCGATTAGGCACCGTCATGCGCCACATCCGCCAGTGCCATGCCGAGACCCTGCACCTGcctcggggggtgcgccgggccattCGTGAGGTGTGGGAGACCCGGGGACCcgtccccgctccaccccagcaTGGGGCACTGAAGGGGGAATAG
- the ZFTA gene encoding zinc finger translocation-associated protein: MEPPPSPPPRRPVKREPLDPEAGESPSQDNSGSTEAPELMLGGSLAWRTPKEHPLMAPGGRKYSDHCEERASRPGKSRIPGRDHRRYYHEHWRAEYLMDFNPARHGMICMVCGSALATLKLSTIKRHIRQKHPYSGGWGPREKQVIIQSWDAHLGLDGELEGHGDLAQAPDSLQGAQGLLSAGGGFRRRRRAPCPSPRGAARRPALGGRKASPSARRLERYVRESLQSWFQAEFLMDYDAQGNRLRCMMCGRGLPSLNLDDIKRHVLQAHPASLAFSPAEKGAILEAWNSRALVLAAGKGWAPQGERPAEPDAPSPGDLSADASEPGSAMAAPEPEESSSPESWAKEEPVAPWELDAGGPLRGKDHRRHFQEHWRLEYLMDYHGERHGLVCMVCGGALATLKMSTIKRHIRQRHPDSTLLSHQVKALIVEEWNRKVAQLVEMGAPLPEQASGDSQNPLQPSSPEELDEDVQLPAEGEEEEEEEESVLVVGTPPSTPQSPADPTAGPQTGPAPAPRREQRRNYQLHWRVEYLMDYDGRRHGLVCMVCGGALATLKVSTIKRHILQVHPFSLDFTPEERQTILEAYNETALCYEPAVGEESEVKPCPFLQATPADGEEAELACAPPTSTA, from the exons ATGGAGccgcctccctctcctcccccccgccgccccgtcAAACGGGAGCCCCTGGACCCGGAGGCAG GGGAATCCCCAAGCCAGGACAACTCCGGCAGCACCGAGGCCCCTGAGTTGATGCTAGGGGGGTCCCTGGCATGGAGGACCCCCAAGGAGCACCCTCTAATGGCCCCAGGGGGGCGGAAGTACTCAGATCACTGTGAGGAGCGGGCATCTCGGCCTGGGAAGAGCCGCATCCCTGGGCGGGACCATCGGCGCTATTATCACGAGCACTGGCGGGCTGAGTACCTGATGGACTTCAACCCGGCACGGCATGGCATGATCTGCATGGTGTGTGGCAGCGCGCTGGCCACCCTCAAGCTGAGCACCATCAAGCGTCATATCCGCCAGAAGCACCCCTACTCCGGGGGCTGGGGCCCCCGTGAGAAGCAGGTCATCATCCAGAGTTGGGACGCCCACCTCGGGCTGGACGGGGAGCTTGAGGGGCACGGAGACCTCGCCCAGGCACCTGACAGCCTGCAGGGAGCACAAG GGTTGCTGTCGGCGGGGGGCGGGTTCCGGCGTCGGCGCCGTGCCCCATGCCCATCCCCACGGGGGGCTGCCCGGCGGCCGGCGCTCGGAGGCAGGAAGGCATCACCCAGCGCCCGCCGGCTGGAGCGCTACGTGCGTGAGTCCCTGCAGAGCTGGTTCCAGGCCGAGTTCCTCATGGATTACGATGCCCAGGGCAACCGGCTGCGCTGCATGATGTGTGGGCGTGGGCTGCCCAGCCTCAACCTGGATGACATCAAGCGCCACGTGCTGCAGGCCCACCCCGCCTCGCTCGCCTTCAGCCCCGCTGAGAAGGGCGCCATCCTGGAGGCCTGGAACTCCCGCGCCCTGGTGCTGGCTGCGGGCAAGGGCTGGGCGCCGCAGGGGGAGCGCCCTGCAg AGCCCgatgccccctcccctggggacctTAGTGCTGATGCCTCTGAGCCAGGCTCGGCAatggctgccccagagccagaggagagcagcTCCCCGGAGAGCTGGGCCAAGGAGGAGCCTGTGGCGCCGTGGGAGCTGGATGCGGGGGGGCCGCTGCGGGGTAAAGACCATCGGCGCCACTTCCAGGAGCACTGGCGGCTGGAGTACCTGATGGACTACCACGGCGAGCGGCACGGGCTGGTGTGCATGGTGTGTGGGGGAGCACTGGCCACCCTCAAGATGAGCACCATCAAACGCCACATCCGCCAGCGGCACCCTGACTCCACCCTGCTCAGCCACCAGGTCAAAGCCCTGATCGTGGAGGAGTGGAACCGCAAGGTTGCCCAGCTGGTGGAGATGGGGGCACCCCTGCCAGAGCAGGCCTCAG GAgactcccagaatcctttgcagccATCTAGCCCCGAGGAGCTGGATGAGGATGTGCAGCTAcctgcagagggggaggaggaagaggaggaggaggagagtgtgttggtggtggggacgcccccatccaccccacagaGCCCCGCTGACCCCACAGCTGGCCCCCAGACGGGCCCGGCACCTGCACCGCGGCGGGAGCAGCGGCGGAACTACCAGCTGCACTGGCGCGTGGAATACCTGATGGACTACGATGGCAGGCGGCACGGGCTGGTGTGCATGGTGTGCGGGGGGGCGCTCGCCACCCTCAAGGTGAGCACCATCAAGCGCCACATCCTGCAGGTGCACCCCTTCTCCTTGGACTTCACCCCAGAGGAGCGGCAGACCATCCTGGAGGCCTACAATGAGACGGCCCTGTGCTATGAGCCTGCCGTGGGGGAGGAGTCTGAGGttaagccctgccccttcctccaggccACTCCTGCtgatggggaagaggcagagttggCCTGTGCCCCACCCACCAGCACAGCATAG